One genomic segment of Fibrobacter sp. UWB5 includes these proteins:
- a CDS encoding TIGR02171 family protein, with protein MYRVLLLLLSFAFFACSNSEYIYSQQNADSGFEPDSKSDMVVVKHEKKEVLLGTNEGAARANERPQMRVTLNYDFSIGKSEVTCAEFNSLMKSSKISVPCEKDNYPATNLTYYDAVLLANARSKNEGFDTAYTYSNVELNSENHCVNLEGFAFHPEVDAYRLPTEAEWAFVAGRFWNMKNAWTADNSDYHLHAVCSKSENAQVCDMVGNAMEWVNDWLGNFRDTAVANYVGAPDGGNLGQRVVKGGCYRTPAESITLYGRGDVYTVTSSTRADYVGFRLAFGLIPDALWMNSDGKAAGSRVIPLASSSTLKSLFDTYRVKLAFRNDLSGNLSFVDYSNGALSVVEIEDTLNAYHPDISPDGKKVAFSTGLEGVSGKSTVYVRDLNAEGSSLVKLDVKTAAIPRWRVLENGDTVIVYVTDAGNNKDDAAFMSTSTWQVKFSKGKFGEPKKLFDGAYHGGISEDNSLAVTGARLLRARTGSESEVWYNGDQACNASLAQDSSKRTLFLDFAGKTGREFVGSKYGTHERILVVDSTGKLIQSVGAPKGYSFDHSEWVPGNHNKAVATLTNANGAHTKIVLVDLSDSSVVELAEGDELWHPALWVNATFAGYDELLDLDSAGIYYGEGLDIETEKSRIKMELYWKNLDETEVLLVGSSRMEMGLDPEAYPEWNMLNVAISGIDGNRDMYFVENYALNHADNLKAIVMSLDLDNWSGREDHLRLIHMGVPGYDYDAHHDFWKSGLPNGFVEAVENAYPASQGWIMRYSPRGGVDDECRGWDADGTDVLMDSVFSTQEERYLDARLNELAEIVDSAAAKNIYVIGIIFPMAPQYKKTGSFGTYGLQRSVYPSKKKKLDSLAKANRYFVLMDENKNGDHDYTDQMSFNRDHLCVAGKKQMTDRLVSVLKTLKW; from the coding sequence ATGTATCGAGTTCTTCTGTTGCTGCTGAGTTTTGCCTTTTTTGCTTGTTCCAATTCTGAATATATCTATTCGCAGCAGAATGCCGATTCTGGATTTGAGCCGGATTCGAAAAGCGATATGGTTGTGGTCAAGCACGAAAAAAAGGAAGTCTTGCTAGGTACAAACGAAGGGGCTGCCAGGGCGAATGAACGCCCGCAAATGCGTGTGACCCTGAATTACGATTTTTCGATAGGCAAGTCGGAGGTGACTTGTGCCGAATTCAATTCGCTGATGAAATCTTCGAAGATTTCGGTCCCGTGTGAAAAAGACAATTATCCGGCGACGAACTTGACCTACTACGATGCCGTCCTTTTGGCAAATGCCCGCAGCAAAAATGAAGGTTTCGATACAGCGTATACGTATAGCAATGTTGAACTGAATTCCGAAAACCATTGCGTGAACTTGGAGGGTTTTGCATTCCACCCTGAAGTGGATGCGTATCGCTTGCCGACCGAGGCTGAATGGGCTTTTGTGGCTGGCCGTTTCTGGAATATGAAAAATGCATGGACGGCCGACAATTCGGATTATCACTTGCATGCGGTTTGCTCAAAGTCTGAAAATGCCCAGGTTTGCGACATGGTCGGAAACGCAATGGAATGGGTAAATGATTGGCTCGGCAATTTCCGCGATACGGCTGTTGCAAACTATGTGGGGGCTCCTGATGGCGGGAACCTCGGACAGCGCGTCGTGAAGGGCGGCTGCTACAGGACCCCGGCAGAATCCATTACGCTTTATGGCCGTGGTGACGTGTATACGGTAACGTCTTCAACCCGTGCCGATTATGTGGGCTTCCGCTTGGCCTTTGGTTTAATTCCCGATGCTTTGTGGATGAATTCTGACGGCAAGGCGGCCGGTAGCCGCGTGATTCCGCTTGCCAGTTCCTCGACGCTCAAGAGCCTTTTTGACACGTACAGAGTCAAGCTCGCATTCCGTAATGATTTGTCGGGCAACTTGTCTTTTGTGGATTATTCCAACGGTGCGCTTTCGGTCGTAGAAATCGAGGATACCTTGAATGCATACCACCCGGATATTTCGCCGGATGGAAAAAAGGTTGCCTTTAGCACGGGGCTTGAGGGCGTTTCGGGCAAGTCGACTGTTTATGTGCGTGACTTGAATGCCGAAGGTTCGAGCCTTGTCAAACTGGATGTCAAAACGGCTGCCATTCCGCGTTGGCGCGTGCTCGAAAACGGTGATACGGTCATTGTGTATGTGACGGATGCCGGCAACAATAAGGATGATGCTGCATTCATGTCTACTTCGACTTGGCAAGTGAAATTCTCGAAGGGTAAGTTTGGCGAACCGAAAAAACTTTTCGATGGCGCTTACCATGGTGGCATCAGCGAAGATAATTCCCTTGCCGTCACGGGTGCACGCTTACTGCGAGCCCGTACAGGCTCTGAATCCGAAGTGTGGTACAATGGCGACCAGGCTTGCAATGCTTCGCTTGCCCAAGATAGCAGCAAACGAACCTTGTTCCTTGATTTTGCCGGCAAGACGGGTCGAGAATTTGTCGGCTCCAAGTACGGTACGCACGAACGCATTCTGGTCGTAGACAGTACGGGCAAGTTGATTCAATCGGTAGGAGCACCGAAGGGTTATTCCTTTGACCACAGCGAATGGGTCCCGGGTAACCATAATAAGGCGGTTGCAACGCTTACGAATGCAAACGGTGCCCATACAAAAATCGTTTTGGTGGATCTTTCGGACTCTAGCGTTGTGGAATTGGCCGAAGGCGATGAACTTTGGCACCCCGCACTCTGGGTGAATGCAACCTTTGCGGGCTACGATGAATTGCTGGATTTGGATAGCGCCGGCATTTACTATGGCGAAGGTCTAGACATTGAAACTGAAAAATCCCGTATCAAGATGGAACTCTACTGGAAAAACCTCGATGAAACCGAAGTTCTTTTGGTTGGTAGTTCCCGCATGGAAATGGGGCTTGATCCGGAAGCGTACCCGGAATGGAATATGTTGAATGTGGCTATTTCGGGAATTGACGGAAACCGCGATATGTATTTCGTTGAAAATTATGCGTTGAACCATGCCGACAACTTGAAAGCGATTGTGATGTCCCTAGATTTGGACAATTGGAGCGGAAGGGAAGACCACTTGCGTTTGATTCATATGGGTGTTCCCGGTTACGATTACGATGCCCATCACGACTTCTGGAAATCGGGATTGCCCAATGGTTTTGTCGAGGCGGTTGAAAATGCGTACCCGGCAAGTCAAGGCTGGATTATGCGTTATTCTCCTCGCGGCGGCGTCGATGACGAATGTCGCGGCTGGGATGCCGACGGAACCGACGTGCTGATGGATTCTGTATTCTCGACACAAGAAGAACGCTATCTGGATGCACGATTGAATGAACTTGCCGAAATCGTGGACAGTGCGGCGGCCAAGAATATCTATGTCATCGGAATCATTTTCCCGATGGCCCCGCAGTACAAAAAGACGGGAAGCTTCGGAACTTATGGCCTGCAGCGCAGTGTGTATCCTTCGAAAAAGAAAAAGCTGGATTCGCTTGCCAAGGCAAATCGATATTTCGTCTTGATGGATGAAAATAAGAATGGCGATCATGATTATACGGATCAAATGTCTTTTAATCGCGATCACCTTTGTGTCGCCGGCAAGAAGCAGATGACAGACCGGTTGGTTTCTGTCCTGAAGACCTTGAAATGGTAA
- a CDS encoding TIGR02171 family protein, whose protein sequence is MRVILLSLISLLFFACADVNPTSDYVYLGFSKDKLDGMIQVTAYNATAILGTNDTAAKLEEYPQMKVKVDYPFSMGKHEVTCSEFNKLMKPQGLKLSCKSKNLPATDMTYYDAVLYANEKSKADGFDTVYSYSSKQVDSDGHCTFLEGFYFHTDVDGYRLPTEAEWVVVAGRKWHPKASWNAENSGNQLHEVCTRIADSTDFCDMAGNAMEWVNDWLGFFRDTTIYNYTGSPDGGNMGKRIVKGGSYRQLGDAINLYSRTDVYTITSSTRADYVGFRLAFGQIPNPVWIDYDGIPNSKRVISLVNQRTLKNHLDAYKVVLAFRNNLTGNLAYVNYSDGTIYTAEIKDTLEVYHPDVSPNGRFVAFSTGLEGVSGKSEVYVRTLSLGYVKIMKLKVDNASIPRWRVLPNGDTVIVYVTDAGDNRNDGTFKRTETWQVKFQNERFGRPQKLFDGAYHDGISADERLAVTGARLLRAKVAEGSSTLESKAHDTLWYNGEQACNASLATDGSKKTLFLDFGGETGQKFVGESYGVHERVLVVDSTGKLISSIKAPSGYSFDHTEWVRGRSDYAVATLTEASGMHKKIVLINMQDNSLTDLVEGDDLWQPSLWIPDALDKSKFEVDGDSAGVYMHAGENLEGILMRYNMELVWRYRDTANVVIVGSSRPLHSVSPKYMVQPFYAVNLAQTPNSIYMSKDFLDFYIYPHFKKLQYIVISLDIDFWYKTDEGENSDNFFKKNYKNYAGFVYDKNHNYWQDGYPEGLLEYTANYMTVEGDYAFLDDRGRMLGTGCKPWSKNPDIEMDSLYYDDHPDRLENSMKAFKEILEKAEERGVGVVGVIFPQNPAYRKTGAFGRYGLRRSLAKEVIDDLKALEKTYPHFKLLDENKMGKHDYDDQSSADEDHLCARGAPQITKRIESVLKELR, encoded by the coding sequence ATGCGGGTTATTTTACTCTCTTTAATATCGCTCCTGTTTTTTGCTTGCGCCGATGTGAATCCCACATCCGATTATGTTTATCTGGGGTTTTCAAAAGATAAACTGGATGGCATGATTCAAGTGACGGCCTATAATGCGACGGCAATTCTTGGAACGAACGATACCGCAGCAAAGTTGGAAGAATACCCCCAAATGAAAGTCAAGGTGGATTATCCATTTTCGATGGGCAAGCACGAAGTCACTTGTAGCGAATTCAATAAATTGATGAAACCCCAGGGGCTCAAGCTTTCTTGCAAAAGCAAGAATCTCCCTGCGACAGACATGACTTACTACGATGCCGTTTTGTATGCCAACGAAAAAAGCAAGGCGGACGGTTTCGATACGGTGTATTCGTATTCGAGCAAACAGGTCGATAGCGATGGACATTGTACGTTCCTCGAAGGATTCTATTTTCATACCGATGTAGACGGCTATCGCTTGCCGACCGAAGCGGAATGGGTCGTGGTGGCTGGCCGTAAATGGCATCCGAAGGCGAGCTGGAATGCCGAAAATTCGGGAAACCAGTTGCATGAGGTTTGCACCCGAATTGCAGATTCAACTGATTTTTGCGATATGGCGGGTAACGCCATGGAATGGGTCAATGACTGGCTCGGATTCTTCAGGGATACTACCATCTACAATTACACGGGGTCACCAGATGGCGGCAACATGGGTAAGCGAATTGTGAAGGGTGGCAGCTATCGCCAACTCGGAGATGCAATCAATTTGTACAGTCGAACCGACGTGTATACGATTACCTCGTCTACTCGCGCAGACTATGTCGGTTTCCGTTTGGCATTTGGCCAAATTCCCAATCCGGTGTGGATCGATTATGACGGCATTCCCAATTCCAAGCGCGTGATTTCGCTGGTGAACCAGCGCACATTAAAGAACCATTTGGATGCATACAAGGTGGTTCTTGCTTTCCGCAATAACCTGACCGGTAATCTGGCCTATGTGAATTATTCGGACGGAACCATTTATACTGCCGAAATCAAGGACACTTTGGAGGTGTACCATCCGGATGTTTCGCCGAACGGACGTTTTGTCGCCTTCTCTACAGGACTTGAAGGCGTTTCCGGTAAATCCGAAGTGTACGTCAGGACGCTTTCGCTGGGCTATGTTAAAATAATGAAACTGAAAGTCGATAATGCATCGATTCCGCGCTGGAGAGTTCTCCCGAATGGGGATACGGTGATTGTTTACGTGACGGATGCCGGCGACAATCGAAACGACGGCACGTTCAAGCGTACAGAGACTTGGCAGGTAAAGTTCCAGAATGAACGATTCGGTAGACCGCAAAAACTTTTTGATGGCGCTTACCACGATGGGATTAGCGCCGATGAACGCTTGGCCGTGACGGGTGCTAGACTGCTCCGTGCCAAAGTGGCCGAGGGCTCTTCGACGTTGGAATCGAAAGCCCACGATACCTTGTGGTATAATGGCGAGCAGGCTTGCAATGCATCGCTTGCAACCGATGGTTCCAAGAAAACCTTGTTCCTTGACTTTGGTGGCGAAACGGGCCAGAAGTTTGTGGGCGAGTCTTATGGTGTTCATGAACGCGTTCTGGTGGTGGACAGCACGGGCAAATTGATTAGCTCCATCAAGGCTCCTTCGGGCTATTCCTTTGATCATACGGAATGGGTGCGCGGCCGTTCCGACTATGCCGTTGCTACTCTTACCGAAGCAAGCGGTATGCACAAGAAGATCGTGCTTATCAATATGCAAGATAACAGCCTGACGGATTTGGTCGAAGGCGATGACTTATGGCAGCCCAGCCTCTGGATTCCGGATGCCTTGGATAAATCCAAGTTTGAAGTCGATGGCGATAGCGCTGGCGTCTACATGCACGCCGGCGAAAACCTTGAAGGCATTTTGATGCGCTACAATATGGAATTGGTGTGGCGTTATCGCGATACGGCAAACGTCGTGATTGTCGGTTCGTCGCGCCCGTTGCATTCTGTGTCGCCCAAGTACATGGTGCAACCGTTCTATGCGGTCAATCTTGCACAGACGCCTAATTCCATATACATGTCGAAGGATTTCTTGGACTTCTACATTTATCCGCATTTCAAAAAGTTGCAGTACATCGTGATTTCTTTGGATATCGACTTTTGGTACAAAACCGATGAAGGCGAAAATAGTGACAATTTCTTCAAGAAGAATTACAAGAATTATGCCGGGTTTGTGTACGACAAGAATCACAATTACTGGCAAGACGGATATCCGGAAGGCCTGCTGGAATATACCGCGAATTACATGACGGTTGAAGGCGACTATGCCTTCTTGGATGACCGCGGCCGTATGCTGGGAACCGGTTGTAAGCCTTGGAGCAAGAATCCTGATATCGAAATGGATTCCCTGTACTACGATGACCATCCTGACAGACTTGAAAATTCGATGAAGGCCTTCAAGGAAATTCTTGAAAAGGCGGAAGAAAGGGGTGTTGGCGTCGTGGGTGTTATTTTCCCGCAAAATCCGGCCTACAGAAAAACGGGAGCATTTGGCCGTTATGGTTTGCGCAGAAGCCTTGCCAAAGAAGTCATTGATGACCTGAAGGCTTTGGAAAAAACTTATCCGCATTTCAAGTTGCTGGATGAAAATAAGATGGGGAAACACGATTATGACGACCAATCTTCTGCAGATGAAGATCATCTTTGCGCGAGAGGTGCTCCCCAAATCACAAAACGGATTGAATCTGTCTTGAAGGAGTTGAGGTAA
- a CDS encoding transglutaminase family protein: MLARLAALAKRFFWPVLIVVLAASLALVLWSGRAETMGFRDAACSFEDRMPGCLDSMKIWNGGLAYFDSSLASTGDTLWSLKSLLWTYWGLEFAGAGDAAVTAEAILPLHVLQMKKSGCMGLSWLAMMVAEARHLPLSVIMLPGHVFLRYGADSSSAINLEPNREGYSYTDAEYREKYKAGPWTGLEFKPLSPTQFVGLAAFNMGNLYLDSDLRRALTWYRMAEEFFVEYPGIKANQEIAKSRLPDHL, translated from the coding sequence ATGCTCGCTCGCCTTGCCGCACTTGCAAAACGGTTCTTTTGGCCGGTGCTCATCGTCGTTCTGGCGGCGTCGTTAGCGCTGGTACTCTGGAGCGGGCGTGCCGAGACCATGGGCTTTCGCGATGCGGCGTGTTCTTTCGAAGACCGCATGCCGGGTTGCCTCGATTCGATGAAAATCTGGAATGGCGGTCTTGCTTATTTCGACAGCTCGCTTGCGTCGACTGGCGATACATTGTGGAGCCTGAAAAGCCTGCTGTGGACTTATTGGGGGCTAGAATTTGCGGGTGCAGGCGATGCGGCCGTTACCGCCGAAGCGATTCTCCCGCTGCACGTGCTGCAAATGAAAAAGTCCGGCTGCATGGGCCTTTCTTGGCTTGCGATGATGGTAGCGGAGGCTCGCCACTTGCCACTTTCGGTCATCATGCTCCCGGGGCATGTGTTCTTGCGTTACGGCGCGGATTCTTCGTCTGCAATCAATCTGGAACCCAACCGCGAAGGCTATAGCTATACCGACGCCGAGTACCGCGAAAAGTACAAGGCCGGCCCCTGGACGGGGCTTGAATTTAAACCGCTTTCGCCTACGCAGTTCGTGGGACTTGCCGCCTTCAATATGGGAAACCTGTACTTGGACAGCGACTTGCGCCGCGCTTTGACCTGGTACCGCATGGCCGAAGAGTTCTTTGTGGAATATCCGGGCATCAAGGCCAACCAAGAGATTGCTAAAAGCCGTTTACCTGACCACCTGTAA
- a CDS encoding chloride channel protein: protein MKARISAFVQKWLSLPILTVAAVVLGAVVGALTAFFGQVLLAVSAVRDANPLYWIPGLALIGIAIVLGYKKFGKGTERGMDMVFGVAHGKENEIPLRMIPMVAVSTWLTHLFGGSAGREGVAIQIGATLGHNISKKIPVENAGKILLIAGMAAGFAGLFQTPLAAIALALEVLLVGYLNLSALLPATVAAFTAYKVSEMLGLEKFSVDLATLFPDWKVAGLLWNETGLNIQFVLKLALLGVLFGIVGGGFAKLLSLAKKLAANKLPNAVKRIAFVGIAISLLLLLFWQGRYAGLGTNLIDFCFANGAAVGTTIFASDWILKFALTIATIAVGFKGGEVTPLFAIGATFGAWVATMVGVPLPLAAALGYAAVFGGATNTLLAPIFIGAEIFGFDTLPAFFIVCVAAFVCNGGQSIYAQKKLRLK from the coding sequence ATGAAGGCAAGAATCAGCGCATTTGTTCAAAAATGGCTTTCGCTCCCGATTTTGACTGTAGCCGCAGTCGTCTTGGGCGCAGTCGTAGGAGCGCTTACGGCTTTCTTTGGGCAGGTGCTCTTGGCAGTGAGTGCGGTGCGCGATGCCAACCCGCTTTACTGGATTCCGGGACTCGCCTTGATTGGTATCGCAATTGTGCTTGGCTACAAGAAATTTGGCAAAGGCACCGAGCGCGGCATGGATATGGTTTTCGGGGTCGCCCACGGGAAAGAAAACGAAATTCCGCTGCGCATGATCCCGATGGTCGCAGTAAGCACATGGCTTACGCATTTGTTCGGTGGCAGTGCCGGCCGCGAAGGCGTCGCGATTCAGATTGGCGCGACACTCGGACATAACATCAGCAAAAAGATTCCTGTAGAAAACGCAGGCAAAATTCTGCTGATCGCCGGCATGGCCGCAGGCTTTGCAGGACTTTTCCAGACACCGCTTGCCGCCATTGCGCTTGCGCTCGAAGTTCTGCTGGTAGGCTACTTGAATCTGTCGGCATTGCTCCCGGCAACGGTCGCTGCATTTACCGCCTACAAGGTTTCCGAAATGCTCGGGCTTGAAAAGTTCTCCGTTGATTTGGCTACGCTTTTCCCGGATTGGAAGGTGGCAGGACTCCTGTGGAACGAAACCGGTTTGAATATTCAATTTGTGCTGAAACTAGCGTTGCTCGGCGTGCTTTTCGGCATTGTGGGCGGCGGTTTTGCCAAATTGCTTTCGCTCGCCAAGAAACTCGCCGCGAACAAGTTGCCGAATGCGGTCAAGCGCATCGCCTTTGTCGGCATCGCCATTAGCCTTCTGTTGCTATTGTTCTGGCAGGGCCGCTACGCGGGCCTGGGCACGAACTTGATTGATTTCTGCTTTGCAAACGGAGCCGCCGTTGGAACGACGATTTTTGCCAGCGACTGGATTCTGAAATTTGCACTCACGATTGCGACGATTGCCGTCGGGTTCAAGGGCGGCGAAGTCACGCCGTTGTTCGCCATCGGTGCAACATTCGGCGCTTGGGTAGCCACCATGGTAGGCGTTCCCCTGCCACTTGCAGCAGCCCTCGGTTATGCCGCTGTCTTTGGTGGCGCCACCAACACGCTCTTGGCCCCCATCTTCATTGGTGCCGAGATTTTTGGATTTGACACCTTGCCCGCCTTCTTTATCGTTTGCGTGGCAGCCTTCGTTTGCAATGGCGGTCAAAGCATTTACGCCCAGAAAAAGCTGAGACTCAAGTAA
- a CDS encoding radical SAM/SPASM domain-containing protein, with protein sequence MNAVYIEITDVCNLNCSFCPCGKANSSATSHSINKPREFMSTELFERCITESATVAENVYFHVLGEPTLHPGFGMFLKRLEQTKLKLNLTTNGTTIARTGKLILASPAARQVNFSTHAYAELSPEIAKRNLQDVLDFCKMANAVRPDLYINLRLWNVGDDASDTWNRAMISKVNEAFGRSSGSAEPSAQISLEHFCSRHKSFPVAGRIYLHQDSRFEWPELDESRAKSTAGSCRALDTHVAILHDGRVVACCLDHSGQITLGRIQEQSLAEILESPAAKSLREGFEKHELRHPLCQNCTFCKRFSK encoded by the coding sequence ATGAACGCGGTCTATATCGAAATCACGGATGTTTGCAATTTGAACTGCAGCTTTTGCCCTTGCGGAAAGGCAAATTCGTCGGCAACGTCCCATTCGATAAATAAGCCGCGCGAATTCATGAGTACGGAACTGTTTGAGCGATGCATTACCGAATCGGCGACTGTAGCCGAAAATGTCTACTTTCATGTGCTTGGCGAACCTACGTTGCACCCAGGATTTGGAATGTTCCTTAAAAGATTGGAGCAGACCAAGCTCAAGCTGAACTTGACAACGAACGGCACCACCATTGCGCGCACCGGCAAATTAATCCTCGCCTCCCCCGCAGCGCGACAAGTGAACTTTTCAACGCATGCCTATGCGGAGCTTTCGCCAGAGATTGCCAAGCGCAATCTCCAAGATGTTCTTGACTTTTGCAAGATGGCAAACGCCGTACGCCCAGACCTGTACATCAATTTAAGACTCTGGAACGTAGGCGACGATGCCAGCGACACATGGAATCGAGCCATGATTTCAAAGGTCAACGAAGCATTCGGTCGCTCTTCGGGCAGCGCCGAACCTAGCGCGCAAATTTCGCTGGAGCACTTCTGCAGCCGACACAAGAGTTTCCCTGTCGCCGGAAGAATTTACCTGCATCAAGATTCCCGCTTTGAATGGCCCGAGTTAGACGAAAGCCGCGCCAAATCTACCGCTGGTTCATGCCGCGCCCTTGACACGCATGTAGCAATTCTACACGACGGGCGCGTCGTCGCCTGCTGTCTCGACCATAGCGGGCAAATTACGCTTGGCCGCATCCAAGAACAAAGCCTCGCCGAAATTCTCGAATCGCCCGCCGCCAAGAGCCTCCGCGAAGGCTTTGAAAAGCACGAATTGCGCCACCCGCTTTGTCAAAATTGCACCTTCTGCAAGCGCTTTAGCAAATAA
- a CDS encoding arginase family protein codes for MPVVSVQDFTGVYAEQPFMQGLLESAATDKNIHWFDCTQVDGTDCYCDDEAQAILRQQIESVGNDSFGIHFFDNGNYHYMSKLWTDSVQEPFDLVVFDHHPDMQPPRFEGILSCGGWIKEVLDHNKFVQNVIVIGVADHLVEEIRKDLTQANSAEILNRVTFIRESELKNHLENLSSLVCSELAGVHSSNLYISIDKDALSTAEAATNWDQGSLTFEQLTDTLQTLAQNRKILGIDVCGERARDMGFEDTATADALNNALNKKSYNMLMTLATRGDSAPSAE; via the coding sequence ATGCCAGTCGTTTCCGTTCAAGATTTCACAGGCGTTTACGCCGAGCAGCCCTTTATGCAAGGGTTGCTAGAGTCTGCGGCTACCGACAAGAATATCCATTGGTTTGATTGCACTCAAGTTGACGGCACCGACTGCTACTGCGACGACGAAGCTCAAGCCATTCTCCGCCAGCAAATCGAAAGTGTAGGCAACGATTCCTTCGGCATTCATTTCTTTGACAACGGCAATTACCACTATATGAGCAAGCTCTGGACGGACAGCGTTCAAGAGCCTTTTGATCTGGTGGTATTCGACCACCACCCCGATATGCAACCGCCCAGATTCGAAGGAATCTTGAGTTGCGGCGGCTGGATTAAAGAGGTTCTGGACCACAACAAGTTCGTGCAGAACGTCATCGTTATTGGAGTCGCCGACCACTTGGTCGAAGAAATCCGCAAAGACCTCACCCAAGCAAACTCTGCCGAAATTCTCAACCGCGTTACCTTCATCCGCGAAAGTGAACTGAAGAATCATTTGGAGAACCTCTCGTCTCTCGTCTGTAGCGAACTCGCGGGCGTCCACTCGTCTAATCTCTATATATCCATCGACAAAGACGCGCTCTCTACGGCAGAGGCCGCCACCAACTGGGATCAAGGTTCGCTCACTTTTGAACAGCTCACCGACACGCTCCAAACGCTCGCCCAGAACCGAAAAATTCTAGGCATCGACGTTTGCGGCGAACGAGCCCGCGACATGGGTTTTGAAGACACTGCTACAGCAGACGCGCTCAACAACGCGCTAAACAAAAAATCATACAACATGCTCATGACTTTAGCAACAAGAGGAGATTCCGCACCCAGTGCGGAATGA
- a CDS encoding pseudouridine synthase, whose translation MAFRSSNKPPKQGAHGVARVISKRGYCSRSQAEKLVREGHVILRGKPVHDPESPAYENDEILVDGVPVTASEFVYFAMNKPRGIVTTASDEKGRKTVMDLFREEFAKMYPGKPMPHIAPIGRLDAASEGLLLFTNDTAWADRVLTDATHLKIYRVQVKGKPTAAELSQMEKGFSVPPRVFGESEEFMHAERAILHSEGDRNCWLEITLSEGKNREIRRMLAHLGYEVMRLMRIQFDKYTLGDLKPGEIRRIQV comes from the coding sequence ATGGCGTTTCGTAGCAGCAACAAGCCCCCAAAGCAAGGCGCCCACGGCGTTGCCCGCGTCATTTCCAAACGCGGCTATTGCAGCCGTAGCCAAGCCGAAAAGCTGGTGCGCGAAGGCCACGTGATTCTTAGAGGCAAGCCCGTGCACGACCCCGAATCGCCCGCCTACGAAAACGACGAGATTCTTGTCGACGGCGTCCCCGTTACTGCAAGCGAATTCGTCTACTTCGCCATGAACAAGCCCCGCGGAATCGTCACCACCGCAAGCGACGAAAAGGGCCGCAAGACCGTGATGGACTTATTCCGCGAAGAGTTCGCCAAGATGTACCCCGGCAAGCCTATGCCGCACATCGCTCCCATAGGTCGCCTCGACGCCGCAAGCGAAGGCTTGCTGCTGTTTACTAACGACACAGCCTGGGCGGACCGCGTCCTCACCGACGCCACCCACCTCAAAATCTACCGCGTGCAAGTCAAGGGCAAACCCACCGCCGCCGAACTTTCGCAAATGGAAAAAGGCTTTAGCGTTCCGCCCCGCGTCTTCGGCGAAAGCGAAGAATTCATGCACGCCGAGCGCGCGATTCTTCACAGCGAAGGCGACAGGAACTGCTGGCTTGAAATTACTTTATCCGAAGGCAAGAACCGTGAAATCCGCCGCATGCTCGCCCACCTCGGCTACGAAGTCATGCGCCTCATGCGCATTCAATTCGACAAGTACACGCTAGGCGATTTAAAACCCGGCGAAATCCGCCGCATTCAAGTTTAA
- the ftsE gene encoding cell division ATP-binding protein FtsE has protein sequence MIHFNHVTKSYEDNWKALSNVTLRIHKGEFVFLTGHSGAGKSTLLKLIYMDERPDEERGGQVMVKFTGDCLYDSKNTPDSKIQSLRRKMGIIFQDFKLLPDRNVFENVALALRIVGTPSKLINAAVFDALALVGISQKRFAMPYTLSGGEQQRVAIARAMVHNPYLLLADEPTGNLDPKNAEEVFKIFKEINARGTTVVMATHNPDFYLNSPFRRLVLDHGELLNRDLI, from the coding sequence ATGATTCACTTTAACCACGTCACTAAATCTTACGAGGATAATTGGAAGGCTCTTTCCAATGTGACGTTGCGTATTCATAAAGGTGAATTCGTTTTTCTAACAGGGCATTCGGGTGCCGGTAAGTCGACGCTCTTGAAGCTGATTTACATGGACGAACGCCCGGACGAAGAACGTGGCGGCCAGGTGATGGTGAAGTTTACAGGCGACTGCCTGTATGACAGCAAGAATACACCGGATAGCAAGATTCAGTCACTCCGCCGCAAGATGGGAATCATCTTCCAGGACTTTAAGTTGTTGCCGGACCGCAATGTGTTTGAAAATGTGGCGCTTGCACTCCGCATTGTCGGTACGCCGAGTAAGTTGATTAATGCAGCGGTCTTTGACGCTTTAGCCCTCGTGGGTATTAGCCAGAAACGCTTTGCCATGCCGTATACACTTTCGGGTGGTGAACAGCAGCGTGTGGCCATTGCGCGTGCGATGGTGCATAACCCGTATCTTCTTTTGGCTGACGAACCGACGGGTAACCTTGACCCGAAAAACGCCGAAGAAGTTTTTAAGATTTTCAAGGAAATCAATGCCCGCGGTACGACTGTCGTGATGGCAACCCATAATCCGGACTTTTACTTGAATAGTCCTTTCCGCCGCTTGGTGCTTGACCACGGCGAACTCCTGAACAGAGATTTGATTTAA